Below is a genomic region from bacterium.
TCTATTCCAACTTTTTTCATCACTTCAAGTGTTTTATCAGATATTTTACCCCAAGATGTTATTCCAGTTCCAGCAGAATTTACTTCAATTTTAACATTTTTTTCTTTTAAGAAATTTTTTAAAAAATATTCAGCCATAGGACTTCTACAGGAATTGCCTTCACAAACAAAAATTACTTTTCCTCTTACAAGTTTAGGTGGAGAAAAAGATACATCCCAGATTGTTGATTCTTTCCCTTCTGTTTTTCCACCATTAATAATTAAATCCACTTTGTTTTTAACTTCATCAGATATTTCAGATAGACAGGAAGGTGTTTTTTCGCCTGATATATTTGCACTTGTTGAGGCAATAATTTCAAAATTTTTTAAAACATCAAGAAGAAATTTATTATCAGGAATTCTTAGTCCTATTTTTTTCTCATCAGAAGTTAGAAATGGAATTTCAATTTTACTTTTTCCAATTATTGTTGTACTTCCTGGCCATTTTTCTTTTATAAACTGGCGGTCAATTTCTATATATTTTTCTGCTTTTTCTATTGTATCAACAAATCCAATTAACATTTTTTTATAATCCCTTTTTTTAATTTCATATATTTTTTCTTTGCTTCTGTCATTAAATCCACCTGATATCAATCCATAAACTGTATCTGTTGGGACAATAACAACTCCACCCTTTTTAAGGGTATTTACCACAACTTTAATATTTTCTTCTTTCTCTTCTAATATCTTTTCCATTTTTTTATTTTTGTTGATGGGAGGTGCACTTACAGGAATTTATAAATTTTTCATAAGATATTTTTTCCATTTCTTTATAAAAAGAAGTCCTTTTTAAAAGTTCATCAAAATTAACTAAATGCGCATCAAAATCAGGTCCATCAACACATGCAAATTTTGTTTCTCCACCAATAGAGACCCTGCAACACCCACACATTCCTGTTC
It encodes:
- a CDS encoding L-threonylcarbamoyladenylate synthase, coding for MEKILEEKEENIKVVVNTLKKGGVVIVPTDTVYGLISGGFNDRSKEKIYEIKKRDYKKMLIGFVDTIEKAEKYIEIDRQFIKEKWPGSTTIIGKSKIEIPFLTSDEKKIGLRIPDNKFLLDVLKNFEIIASTSANISGEKTPSCLSEISDEVKNKVDLIINGGKTEGKESTIWDVSFSPPKLVRGKVIFVCEGNSCRSPMAEYFLKNFLKEKNVKIEVNSAGTGITSWGKISDKTLEVMKKVGIEIKNFVSKPLNFQMLKESDLIFVMEKEQKEKILSIIPKEENKIFVLDVPDPAGKELFHYEEIRDIIKEKVKNIVLKRMAI